A genomic stretch from Pontibacter liquoris includes:
- a CDS encoding AIPR family protein produces the protein MTLQKDVVHSDFELEQYLQEVHHEINSLVYSDENGTSKENKFTEYVMELLSEAGETEGIRLCSYVKENKWENVQFKINGYAIEEGLETLDIFIAHFQDTNHIYRVGKTDFENLIKWSTGFINAAFKGHLDDIEPSTEAYGLARLVRDNQKEFIRVNVFILSNGNIPHDPPKSFSLKSLEDLSFTFQVWDAERLHRLSQSKYNREPIEIDFEATLGKVIPCLKMPSANDLYECYLAIVPGSVLATLYRNYGTRLLESNVRAFLQQTGKINKGIKDTIINKPFMFLPYNNGLATTAQEVKTIRLDDGQLAITGVKDFQIVNGGQTTASLFHTEKRFKADLSQVFVQMKLTVIKDEDKKNETVPFISRYANSQNAVSELDLTSNNPYLQKLEELSRTTFAIDPENTNKQTIWFLERVKGQYKEALNKEPTKGKKDAFVIKYPRNQIIVKSEIAKYLNIWKQHPHHVSKGAQKNYNYFLSEIKDEFKSKKPNRIYWQDIVANAILFQVTDRLFGRKNQNPIGDTNVKSQTVAYTLSYFHRITRNRLNLGFIWEKQFVPEDLQDELKKGLKFVYDFFDSLNVALVSETAKSEKTWKALTECKGHPMNMEAINAYLISDKEFKERYESVDDKTEETKKYADLQKITSLGVKFWDGLWLYNRNSKVLSTYQQSIASIICKKLRESGGLSEREIRKGAEIIDILAESKIDFDKVAVLSQLDDKELVDPSALYNRLSKLNNDDWKRIIDLGEQTKLMSYNEISVLKTVIQRLKRKENIDLKRLQTTQTAIDKIKKFGIKV, from the coding sequence ATGACACTGCAAAAAGACGTTGTTCACTCTGATTTTGAGCTGGAGCAGTACTTGCAGGAAGTTCACCATGAAATAAATTCACTGGTCTACTCAGATGAGAATGGTACTTCCAAAGAAAATAAATTCACTGAGTACGTCATGGAGTTACTTTCTGAGGCCGGCGAAACAGAAGGGATAAGGTTATGCTCCTATGTGAAGGAAAATAAGTGGGAGAACGTGCAGTTTAAAATAAACGGCTATGCAATTGAAGAAGGGCTGGAAACACTTGATATTTTTATAGCTCATTTTCAGGACACGAACCATATTTACCGGGTGGGGAAAACTGATTTTGAAAATCTGATCAAATGGTCTACTGGATTCATTAATGCAGCTTTCAAAGGTCATCTTGATGATATTGAGCCTTCTACTGAAGCTTATGGTCTCGCACGACTGGTCAGGGATAATCAGAAGGAGTTTATAAGAGTTAATGTGTTCATTCTCTCCAATGGTAACATCCCACATGATCCACCGAAAAGCTTTTCCCTGAAGAGTCTGGAGGATTTGTCCTTTACCTTTCAGGTGTGGGATGCTGAGCGCCTGCACCGGCTTTCACAATCAAAGTATAATCGTGAACCAATTGAAATTGACTTTGAAGCAACATTAGGGAAAGTTATACCCTGCCTGAAAATGCCTTCTGCAAATGATCTGTATGAATGTTACCTGGCTATTGTGCCAGGCTCTGTTCTGGCGACCCTTTACAGGAACTATGGTACCCGGCTTCTGGAGAGTAACGTAAGAGCTTTTCTTCAGCAAACCGGTAAAATCAATAAAGGTATTAAAGATACTATTATCAATAAACCTTTTATGTTTTTACCATATAACAACGGACTTGCAACAACAGCTCAGGAAGTCAAAACCATAAGACTTGATGATGGCCAGCTAGCTATAACAGGAGTTAAAGACTTTCAGATAGTAAATGGAGGACAAACAACTGCTTCCCTGTTCCACACAGAGAAAAGATTTAAGGCAGATCTCTCACAGGTATTTGTCCAGATGAAGCTTACTGTTATCAAAGATGAAGATAAAAAGAATGAAACAGTGCCCTTCATCTCCAGATACGCAAATAGTCAGAATGCAGTGTCGGAACTGGATCTGACATCAAATAACCCTTACCTGCAAAAGCTGGAAGAGCTTTCAAGAACAACTTTTGCGATTGACCCTGAGAATACCAACAAACAGACCATCTGGTTTCTGGAGAGGGTTAAAGGACAGTATAAGGAAGCTCTCAATAAAGAACCTACAAAAGGCAAGAAGGATGCCTTTGTTATAAAGTATCCCCGTAATCAGATTATTGTAAAGTCTGAAATCGCAAAATATTTAAACATCTGGAAGCAGCACCCTCACCATGTTTCTAAGGGAGCACAAAAAAACTACAACTACTTCCTGAGTGAGATTAAAGATGAATTTAAATCAAAAAAGCCAAACCGGATTTACTGGCAGGACATCGTGGCAAATGCCATACTGTTTCAGGTAACTGACCGTTTATTCGGAAGAAAAAATCAAAACCCTATAGGAGATACAAATGTTAAGTCCCAAACTGTTGCATATACTCTCTCATATTTTCATCGCATCACACGCAACAGGCTCAATCTTGGTTTTATCTGGGAAAAGCAATTTGTCCCTGAAGATTTACAGGATGAGTTAAAGAAAGGACTGAAGTTTGTTTACGACTTCTTTGATTCCCTTAATGTGGCACTTGTCAGTGAAACTGCTAAATCTGAGAAAACATGGAAGGCGTTAACTGAATGTAAGGGGCATCCAATGAATATGGAGGCTATAAATGCCTATCTGATCAGTGATAAAGAATTTAAAGAAAGATATGAATCAGTAGATGATAAAACGGAGGAAACAAAAAAGTATGCTGATTTACAAAAGATCACTTCACTGGGAGTAAAGTTCTGGGATGGTCTGTGGCTCTATAATCGTAACTCAAAAGTGCTGAGTACATATCAGCAATCTATTGCATCAATTATTTGTAAAAAGCTTAGAGAATCTGGTGGTTTGTCCGAGCGGGAGATAAGGAAGGGGGCTGAAATAATCGACATCCTGGCTGAAAGTAAAATAGACTTCGATAAAGTCGCTGTGCTTAGTCAATTGGATGATAAAGAGCTGGTCGATCCTTCTGCCTTATACAATCGTTTAAGTAAACTGAACAATGATGACTGGAAGAGAATAATTGATCTTGGAGAGCAAACCAAATTAATGAGTTATAATGAGATCAGTGTTCTGAAAACAGTTATACAGAGACTGAAACGCAAAGAGAATATTGATCTTAAGAGATTGCAGACAACACAGACTGCAATTGATAAGATTAAGAAGT
- a CDS encoding PD-(D/E)XK motif protein, which yields MMMSRMKDDIKRIWQKQESAPDKQVLREQISCVPGLQCFIGLIGYTGARTFQIELDSSVSVHNNFIRKFRGLEIQVIPVSSSRQDYTIILLDRELKDLFVLFIEDLIEKLIPVTDTIEALTIINQRVNYWKKLFLRVSGELLSAEKQRGLYGELFFLRTLLVTCSDRAEILSSWRGPLSSNQDFARNRNAVEIKTTKASNSSVHIANEQQLDFTCWDNLFLVLLVVSESSGNVDSLCAIINEISDLLSFDPELIQEFDIKLESSGISRDMVEHYDETSYSVNQRRFFRIREEFPVIVRANLGNDALFNVKYQLDLSACYSFETTEEEVLTTVI from the coding sequence ATGATGATGAGCAGGATGAAGGATGATATTAAAAGAATCTGGCAGAAACAGGAATCTGCCCCTGATAAACAGGTTTTAAGAGAGCAGATATCATGTGTTCCCGGTCTGCAATGTTTTATTGGTCTGATAGGGTATACCGGAGCCAGAACCTTTCAGATTGAATTGGATAGTTCGGTTTCCGTTCATAATAATTTTATCCGGAAGTTTAGAGGGCTTGAAATTCAGGTAATCCCGGTAAGCAGCTCACGGCAGGATTATACTATTATTCTGCTTGATAGAGAACTGAAAGATTTATTTGTTCTTTTTATTGAAGATCTGATAGAAAAGCTGATTCCTGTTACTGATACCATAGAGGCACTCACCATAATAAACCAACGGGTTAATTACTGGAAAAAGCTTTTCTTAAGGGTGTCCGGAGAGTTACTAAGTGCAGAAAAACAGAGAGGCTTATACGGAGAGCTTTTTTTCCTGCGAACACTTCTGGTCACTTGTTCAGATCGGGCAGAAATATTAAGTTCATGGAGAGGGCCTCTCAGCTCAAACCAGGATTTTGCACGGAACAGGAATGCAGTTGAAATTAAAACAACAAAAGCGAGCAATTCATCTGTCCACATAGCAAATGAACAGCAGCTTGATTTCACATGCTGGGACAATCTTTTTTTAGTGTTGCTTGTAGTTAGCGAATCTTCAGGAAATGTCGATTCCCTTTGTGCAATTATAAATGAGATAAGCGATTTACTAAGTTTTGATCCGGAGCTGATTCAGGAGTTTGATATCAAACTAGAATCTTCTGGAATTAGCAGGGATATGGTTGAGCACTATGATGAGACCAGCTACTCAGTAAATCAAAGAAGATTTTTCAGAATTCGGGAAGAATTTCCAGTTATAGTCAGGGCGAACCTTGGTAATGATGCCCTTTTCAATGTTAAATATCAACTTGATCTTTCAGCCTGCTATTCATTTGAGACTACGGAAGAGGAAGTATTAACGACAGTAATATGA